A genome region from Pieris brassicae chromosome W, ilPieBrab1.1, whole genome shotgun sequence includes the following:
- the LOC123718352 gene encoding alpha-tocopherol transfer protein-like, which translates to MGRKSRKKRKLNTSPSPLKEVICNKVTKEKPKKEPLPPPIIVENVIEYQSFYDSLLKKELNKDSFTVKMLRNGSVKINTNSEATYRVITKHLKDEDASWFSYENKQSRPIRVMAKNLHASCKPERIVEDLISQGFKILDAAILREILFKAELERHIVSECEDQARILCRENPDKRLHIIEQLRDLILERGECYPPRLDDAFLLRFLRARNCIPARAHRLLARYCKFREQNPHLWHDVYWYGLARLGNIFEGVLFDRPDVGRLIIGRLGQWDPGVFAADDLVRGCLLLLEVGILQPKLQVLGGTALVDCQGMTLKHMRHLTPSIALQAMNVMGFAFPLQQRSVHIVNCSRVIENLFYLFKRLAPADDLWKRVYFHGYDYSSLHR; encoded by the exons ATGGGCCGAAAAAGCAGAAAGAAAAGGAAACTAAACACCTCCCCTTCCCCCTTGAAAGaagttatttgtaataaagtaaCCAAAGAAAAGCCTAAAAAGGAACCCCTTCCACCCCCGATTATTGTCGaaaatgtaattgaatacCAATCATTCTACGATtctttacttaaaaaagaattgaatAAAGACTCGTTCACAGTAAAAATGCTTAGAAATGGATCGGTGAAGATTAACACCAATAGTGAAGCTACCTACAGAGTTATCACAAAACATCTTAAAGATGAAGATGCCTCGTGGTTCTCTTACGAAAACAAGCAGAGCAGGCCAATAAGAGTAATGGCAAAAAATCTGCATGCTTCTTGCAAGCCTGAAAGGATAGTTGAAGACCTCATTAGCCaaggatttaaaattttagacgCAGCC ATTTTGCGCGAAATTCTCTTTAAAGCTGAATTAGAACGCCACATTGTTTCTGAATGTGAAGACCAGGCGCGCATACTTTGTAGAGAGAACCCAGACAAGCGGTTGCATATTATCGAACAACTTAGGGATTTAATATTAG AGCGAGGCGAATGTTACCCGCCTAGACTGGACGACGCATTCTTATTGAGGTTTCTACGTGCGCGCAACTGTATACCGGCTCGCGCGCATCGCCTG CTGGCCCGATACTGTAAATTCCGGGAACAAAACCCACACCTTTGGCACGATGTCTATTGGTATGGCTTAGCTAGACTTGGGAACATCTTTGAAGGAGTCCTATTCGACAGACCGGATGTGGGCAGACTGATCATTGGAAGACTTg GTCAATGGGACCCAGGCGTCTTTGCTGCTGATGATCTAGTTCGAGGCTGTCTTCTCCTTCTAGAGGTGGGAATTTTGCAACCAAAGCTCCAAGTCTTGGGTGGGACAGCTCTTGTGGACTGCCAAGGGATGACATTGAAGCACATGCGTCATCTTACTCCATCGATTGCTTTACAAGCGATGAATGTTATGGGG TTTGCATTCCCGTTACAGCAACGTAGCGTACACATAGTAAATTGTTCCCGCGTCATAGAGAATCTGTTCTACCTCTTTAAACGTCTGGCGCCCGCGGACGATCTCTGGAAGAGGGTCTACTTTCACGGATATGATTACTCCTCGTTACACCGGTAG
- the LOC123718309 gene encoding uncharacterized protein LOC123718309: protein MGDDTKFNIVVSKLGKDVIQQITDILFSPPEQDKYGALKKKLLDIFEESETRQLQKLISEMDLGEQKPSQLLRRMKDLAREKLPDDTLRILWQTHLPQAVRAVLAVTETKNLDQLANVADKVAESIQPPQLAEVKTSGGLRQDQDNDVHAAIAELSHKFDQLLKSRTSSRPPYRGNSRGQRRRSQSRAPSDWVCFYHYRFKDRATKCVPPCAFKKGNP from the coding sequence ATGGGAGATGATACTAAATTCAACATCGTGGTGTCGAAATTGGGAAAGGATGTGATACAACAAATCACAGACATCCTTTTCTCACCTCCCGAACAAGACAAATATGGAGCTCTTAAGAAGAAGCTGCTGGACATTTTTGAGGAATCAGAAACGAGGCAGCTGCAGAAGCTCATCAGCGAGATGGACTTGGGAGAACAGAAACCGTCTCAGTTGTTACGCAGGATGAAGGACCTGGCTCGGGAGAAGCTTCCGGACGATACTCTCCGTATTTTGTGGCAGACGCATTTACCGCAAGCAGTCCGTGCAGTTCTGGCAGTCACGGAAACCAAGAACCTGGATCAACTGGCCAACGTCGCAGACAAGGTAGCAGAATCCATCCAGCCACCTCAATTGGCGGAGGTCAAGACAAGTGGCGGTCTTCGGCAAGACCAGGACAACGACGTGCATGCGGCCATCGCGGAGCTGAGCCACAAGTTCGACCAGTTACTGAAGAGCCGTACATCATCTCGCCCGCCCTATAGAGGTAACAGCCGTGGGCAGCGACGGCGTTCGCAGTCCCGTGCGCCGAGTGATTGGGTATGTTTTTACCATTACCGTTTCAAAGACCGTGCTACCAAATGTGTGCCCCCTTGCGCTTTTAAGAAGGGAAACCCCTAG